In Nonlabens agnitus, the DNA window ATCATGGCTAATGCCACCAGGTCTTGCAAAAGGAATAAAAAGAAGCTCTTTGATAGACGCTGCTTTTAATCTTTTGGAAAGGAAAGGTGTCAGATACTCCAGATAGCCACCGCCATAAAGCGTCGAGGTACTGGCAACAATCATATTTCTCATGGCGATGAGTTGGTTTTAACCAAAGGTATTTAACAATTTTCAGGCAGTATGCACGGCGCACTCTTTATAACTTTATATTAGTATTTAATCCCATCCCATGAAATATCTCTTACTTTTTTTATTGATAACCAGCGCTGCGTTCGCACAAGATCGCGTCCAGATAGAAGGAACCATCCTAGGCGTGACTAAAGAACCGCTGGACGGCATCACCATTTTTAATGGGAACACCTTAGAAGGTACGGTGACTAATCTAGACGGGAAGTTTTATATGGATGTGCGTGTGGGCGACAAATTGTCCTTCAGCGCTTTGCAATACGATCCATTTACCTTGACCGTGACAGAAACCACGGTAGAAAACAGAAAAACCCAGCTCGTTTTTACTCAAGGCGTCAACTTGCTGGATGAAGTCGTTGTGACCGATGAGTCTATTGTAGTAGCGGTCAAAAAGACTGAAATGCCAGAAACTGGACTGGACAAGGTAAGCGAGCGCAACATAAGAACTGCTGCGGTAGACCGCATCGAGAACACTTTTTCTGACCGTATACGCCAGCCAGAAGAAATCCCGTTGGAAAATACAGCGTTCAATCAGAGCCAGCTGCGATACAATTCCTTCAATCTTGTGGGTTTGCTGGGTGGTTTGTTGATTGAAGGCGCATTGCGCAACGTCGACCTATCTGTGGACGCACCTAGCAAACAAGAAACTCGATTCAAAGAGACGCTGCTTCAAAATGAGTACAGCACCGAGTATCTTGTGGATTACCTTGACATTCCAGAGGACAAACTTTTTGAATTCATGGTATTTGCTCAAGAAAAAGGTTTGAATAAAGCCATGTTGTTGCCAGAAAATGAATTTCAATTGCTACAATTCCTGGATGAGCAGGCGACCACATTCAAGAAAAGGATTGCTACAAAAGAATAAAAGGTTCATTTTTAGGCATTGTTATTGCTCAAAAAAGATTGGCAATCGCCATAATTGAATACACATTCTATGAAATTGACTAAAGTAGCCGTAATCATCACGGTTCTTTTTGGTGCCCTTGCAAGCACCGCTTCCACTATCAAGGAGGCTTTTGATTTACCCATAGTTGTTGAGGGTTCTCGCTTTCGCGAAAGCGAACTCATCCAACAATACCACAAATATTATCTGTCTGTTTCCAACGTGAAATACAACGAGAAAAGTAAGGCCCTGCAAATGGTTTCCCGATTTTTTATTGATGACCTAGAAGATGTTCTCAATGAACGCATGGATAAAAAGGTCACGCTGGGAAATCCCGATGGTCTTGAAGAACTCAAACCGATCTTGAATCGTTACATCAATAGTAGACTGCGTGTTAAGGCCGATGGAACCACTACAGATCCTACCGTTATAGGTGCAGAATATGATGCTGACCAAATTATCATCTACATAGAATTACCGGCCGCAAAACAGCCCAAAACTGTTGAGGTGAGTTATAAGGCCTTGTTCGAACTTTTTCCCGAGCAAAAAAATCTTGTGCATTTCAAAATGGGCAGCCAGCGTAAATCACTGCTTAACAGCATGGATACGCCTACAGATCGCGTAAACTTTTAAAGGGATACCGTAATTAGATCCTAATATTCTTAAATTAGCAGCAACTAGAAAAAAACACCAATTAATGAAAGCAATCAAACTTTTGTTCATGAGTATGATGCTCATTTCTTTTGGCGCTTTTGCACAAGATGCACCTGCCGAAGAAAAAGCACCAGAACACTACAACGAGAACAAATTCCGTCAAATGTATCAGGAGTTCTCAACTCCTAACGAATACCGTAGCGCCAGTGGTGCTCCAGGTCCAGCGTACTACCAACAGCGCGCAGACTACAAAATGGACGTACGCCTGGATGATGCAAACCATCACCTATACGGTTATGAAACCATTACCTATACTAACAAATCTCCAGATGTCCTAAGCTATTTGTGGGTGCAACTGGATCAAAATATGCGTGCCAAGGACAGTAAAACCCCTTTGATTGAAGGTGGAAGAATCGATCCCTATGCAACTCCAGCCGGATTTACCGGTAGCTTCTTGGAGCAGCCATTTGATGGTGGTTTCAACATCACCAAGGTTTTGGACAGTAAAGGAAATCCCTTAAAATACACTATCAACCAAACCATGATGCGTGTAGAGATGCCAGAGCCACTAGAGTCTGGTGACGATTTTGAATTTGATATTGAATGGGATTATAACATCAACGATCACGTGAACGGCCGCGGCCGTAGTGGTTATGAGCAAACTCCAGATGGGAACCGCTCTTATGTTATCGCTCAATTCTATCCACGTATGGCAGTTTATAATGACGTTGAAGGATGGCAAAACAGCCAGTTCTGGGGACGTGATGAGTTTGCATTGCCATTCGGTTCTTTTGAAGTGAATATCACTGTGCCTTCTGACCACTGGTTAGACGGTACCGGTAAATTGACTAACCGTAAGGATGTTTATACCAAAGAAGAAATGAATCGCTATGAAAGAGCGATGAAGTCTTATGAGAAGCCTGTGATCATTAGAACACAAGCAGAAGCTGAAAAGTTTGCTCAAGGAAGTGCAGAAACCACAACGACTACCAAAACCTG includes these proteins:
- a CDS encoding DUF6702 family protein; translation: MKLTKVAVIITVLFGALASTASTIKEAFDLPIVVEGSRFRESELIQQYHKYYLSVSNVKYNEKSKALQMVSRFFIDDLEDVLNERMDKKVTLGNPDGLEELKPILNRYINSRLRVKADGTTTDPTVIGAEYDADQIIIYIELPAAKQPKTVEVSYKALFELFPEQKNLVHFKMGSQRKSLLNSMDTPTDRVNF
- a CDS encoding carboxypeptidase-like regulatory domain-containing protein, with product MKYLLLFLLITSAAFAQDRVQIEGTILGVTKEPLDGITIFNGNTLEGTVTNLDGKFYMDVRVGDKLSFSALQYDPFTLTVTETTVENRKTQLVFTQGVNLLDEVVVTDESIVVAVKKTEMPETGLDKVSERNIRTAAVDRIENTFSDRIRQPEEIPLENTAFNQSQLRYNSFNLVGLLGGLLIEGALRNVDLSVDAPSKQETRFKETLLQNEYSTEYLVDYLDIPEDKLFEFMVFAQEKGLNKAMLLPENEFQLLQFLDEQATTFKKRIATKE